The genomic window TTATCAGAATTAGATTTCATACTTTTATAAGGACACGCTCTTGAAATGGTTTTGGCttcttttgtaacaaaatatgtGAAACGAGTTTGCGATGTTGTCAGCAGTCTTTAAgggttaaaaattcaatttttattatcatatagaCCAAATATTTAGCTTAATAAATGTGCTCTGATCAGAAcacctaatattatttatagcgATTCCTCCACAATATCAAGTTAAAAATGCCAAACAAACATCTCTTATATCTTTTGCAAGATAAATCTATTTTTACATTTCCATTGATTGGATTATTTCTAAAtgtaggaaaaataaaaaagtcattaaataaATCTCTTActctttataattttctaaattaataataaaattccataatttctaatatggaacatttttttgctaaaattatatacacattttatattatttataatgctttaatttaataattaattttcatcaaatggATAACGACgtttatttacaattgaaaatttagttaaGCCATGCTTtccttttaaatgttttataaaatttgcatcattTGCAAAGAAATGATTACATTCTGTACATGAGTATGGACGTTCTCCGGTATGTTGACGTAAATGTaccttaaaaacaaacaatataacataaattaaattaaaatttaaacaagtcaaaatatttaaggtagtatcacagattatagtttttaatttaaaacagatctgcaactccctgtaaaatttttactattttcgttCTCTGAAGATGCCTTTCTCCAGGTGGCTCTACACGTTATATTCGTGTAGAAATATTTCGAACAGCACCTACTTCCCTccattttttattgtaagtgTCTTTCTCCAGGGGGCTTTTTGGACAACATCTCATGTACAgtagagttgcctatctatttatctaataaattataatctgtgggTAGTATAGTAGTATCAAGCCTCACAGTTAATtactatttgtttaaaatttatttaaaagatcatAGTTTCCTTACCTaggagaaaaaaaatacatttatcgtttaagagatataattaattaaaattatgtaaaattacatgCACTCTTATGATTGTCGCTTTTCAATAACGACTGAAAATTGATGGttggtgaaaaatttaaatagttgatcataatttttgagaggtttcttttaataaaataagtatttaccttgagataatatttttgtcgaaattgttttttacaataACTGCATTCATATGGTAAATTTCCAGTATGAATTGTTGAATGAGTTGTTAATTGTCCACGTCGACTAAACTTCTTGCCACAAACATCACATTCAAACATTTTGATACCAGAATGTGttaatttgtgaatttttaataCTTGCATACTTTTAAAActgtacaattttaaattaattaattaattaaacttagtTATTAGTTCAGGATCTactgcattaaaaaaatatctttttttttgaaagagagagatatttattttgcccgaattcttaatattttctcTTTGCACTTTTCTTCCcatttttggaaatgtttttttcctgatgttccGATTGATGGCTCACAAAACTTTCTTTATATGCTTTAAGAATGGTTCTAAGCTAGAAGGGAGGCCAGTCAGAGACCTGACTATACGTAGAAGCTAAGGACATAAAAGCCATTTGGCGAGCATTTGGCGGAAGAAAAACAACGCCACTGTTTTCAAATAGAAGCATAATTTCAGTGAAATACATGAAGTAATGGTTTGCATTGAACAACATCTTTAACCTGCTTAAAAGTGTCAAGTTGCTTTCATAGAGTTGTAGCGGCGATTTTGTAGCTCTATGGtaagaatagggaatattcatgtatttttttgtacttttattaattaattttaaataattaaaaagatattaattactaaaataatggtttagttgaaatgtccagtcattaaagttacggaagaaaaatatatcaaccaaattgaaatttcatgaatattctctattgatttaaaaattaccatttaCTTACCATTTTGCACATTCATCACAGTTAAATATGCGTGCATTATGTGTATTCAAATGTTCTGCTAAAcgatgtttatttttacaaatttttccacATTGTTCACATATTAATTCTTCCTCAACAACGCTGTGTATTAACTTTTGATGTGCGTTTAAATTCTCTTCCGATACAAATTTCCGTTGACATATATCACATTGAAATTGTTGTTTTTCCTCCATCGGTATGTGAGTACGTAAATGTCTTTTTAACAGTGCTTTATTTTGAcatctataacaaaatttaatttcgtttcaaaaatttcctgtaaattatttacaaaataaccaAAATGAGTATAGCAATACTTACACTTTATCACACTGATTACATTTCAATTCTTCTACTTGTTCTTTATTGTGAACTACACGTAAATGTGTAACCAGACTTTTCTTTTCACGAAATTGACGGTCGCATTCTGTACAGCAATGTCGTTTTATAcctaaaatgacaaaattattttaattaatctttatttattaaatttatatatattttttaaacaaataaaaataaacctacCTAAATGTGCATCCTCATGTTgagtaaaatcttttttatagataaatttcTTTCCACAATATCGGCAaatatatcgatatttttttggatttttgacGACATCATGCTCATTATAATGTACTTCATATTCGGCGACAGTATCAAACAATGCATTACATTCAGCACAAACATATTCCAATTTCATATCCTCATGTTGTGACTTCCAATGATCTTGTAATTGTCTATCGGATGGCAATTCCAAATTACATTGAAAACATTTGAATGGTAATACTCGCAtactttttagtaaattatCGATAGAAGTTGTACATATTTCATGGAAGTCGATTGTTCTATTTTTGAGTTCTTTTGCTTTTCgtacttttttcgatttttttgtttttcgttttgattCAGATTTAACAGGCGGTGGAGAGTCTGCATTCCCGTAATCATCAGCTGAATGATTAGAATTGTTATCTTCGTTGtctgaaagttaaaaataaaagagtaAGTTTTATTATGAACTTGGTCATAGTGACGCTTTTCTCATTTACTCTTCCGAAAATACTAAAAGAtatgtaaaaagtaataataatgacatttaaaaaatttgaaaagacgcCAGGTGATTATCATATCAATAATTGCTTTCTAATTTTACGCCAAAATATGGAAGTTGAATAGATTTTATCGATGCTGCTTCTAAATGATTTCTGGTTTCGAGAATTCACACAAGCAGCGGTAACCGATAGACATCATTACCAGATGTACCAGATGAATAattgaaatgatgaaaaatcATTTGCATTA from Chrysoperla carnea chromosome 2, inChrCarn1.1, whole genome shotgun sequence includes these protein-coding regions:
- the LOC123291469 gene encoding zinc finger protein 260-like, translated to MSNESVCRLCVSKYPEYLLKTNEQLKNERLDLLILQYLQINMTNEDNLPSSACNVCCKTLYEFDQFLIRIKSAQKKLLEVNPSELVNIKLENEDDSFSNHSVCKSEKSDFDDTFDTNADSKTDTNVDSKSETIKVKSEEPFDNEDNNSNHSADDYGNADSPPPVKSESKRKTKKSKKVRKAKELKNRTIDFHEICTTSIDNLLKSMRVLPFKCFQCNLELPSDRQLQDHWKSQHEDMKLEYVCAECNALFDTVAEYEVHYNEHDVVKNPKKYRYICRYCGKKFIYKKDFTQHEDAHLGIKRHCCTECDRQFREKKSLVTHLRVVHNKEQVEELKCNQCDKVCQNKALLKRHLRTHIPMEEKQQFQCDICQRKFVSEENLNAHQKLIHSVVEEELICEQCGKICKNKHRLAEHLNTHNARIFNCDECAKCFKSMQVLKIHKLTHSGIKMFECDVCGKKFSRRGQLTTHSTIHTGNLPYECSYCKKQFRQKYYLKVHLRQHTGERPYSCTECNHFFANDANFIKHLKGKHGLTKFSIVNKRRYPFDEN